The Paenibacillus tianjinensis genome has a window encoding:
- a CDS encoding zeta toxin family protein, translating into MNDTQATMFVFAGNNGSGKSTIRNLIVDRLGVSVNIDPDALARKINSGHPEKSKVSAGKEAIRIARECIRNKWDFTVETTLAGGNVIRQMRDAKEQGFEIIVFYVGLGEVRLNIERVALRVKNGGHHIETEDIIRRNVTSMNNLLSHLDLIDQLIVVDNSKADGEFILEADNSGIKYYLNELPEWAQLIDRQLQIKYRT; encoded by the coding sequence ATGAATGATACGCAGGCAACGATGTTTGTGTTTGCCGGTAATAATGGGAGCGGTAAGAGCACAATCCGCAACTTGATTGTTGACCGACTTGGAGTAAGTGTGAATATTGATCCGGATGCACTAGCCCGTAAAATTAATAGTGGACATCCTGAAAAGAGTAAAGTATCCGCTGGAAAAGAAGCTATAAGGATAGCCAGGGAATGTATCCGAAATAAGTGGGATTTCACTGTGGAAACCACCTTAGCGGGTGGTAACGTTATAAGGCAGATGAGGGATGCAAAAGAACAAGGCTTTGAAATTATTGTGTTTTATGTGGGACTAGGGGAAGTTCGGCTAAATATTGAACGTGTTGCTCTACGTGTGAAAAACGGTGGTCATCATATTGAAACCGAGGATATTATTAGACGCAATGTAACAAGTATGAATAATCTGCTATCTCACTTAGACCTGATTGATCAATTAATTGTTGTTGATAATAGTAAAGCTGATGGGGAGTTTATTCTCGAAGCAGATAATAGCGGGATAAAATATTATTTAAATGAACTGCCTGAATGGGCACAATTAATCGATAGACAATTACAAATTAAATACAGAACGTAA